Below is a window of Leguminivora glycinivorella isolate SPB_JAAS2020 chromosome 11, LegGlyc_1.1, whole genome shotgun sequence DNA.
ctacggaaccctacactgagcgtggcccgacacactcttggccggtttttatcatCTTTCGCACGACCGAGCTTGCCTGCCAGGGCATTCTGTTTTGTTGCTGActgagtgaatgaatggaatgagtgagtcgcgttaagacagaatgttacgcgctgacagaatgttacgctctgagtgagcggcattccacgcaaagtaacaatgactgaatgttacgcgctgtcagttggaagtcgccttagaagtttcactttaaTCTAACGAATACTGAGACGGGTCGAACTGCATATACAAAACGACCTATAGCATCGATCACTCTCCGGTCCGTCGAATCAGACACGATGCTATAAGTCGAAACGGTCGATATCGATAATCGATGGTATAACGGTGCATATTCGCTATAAACATTTTTGTTTCGAACTGTTTCTCAAAAAGTGTACGGTGTCCGTTACGAAACATTGTTTAGACGCCGTGTTTCGAAACAAAAATGTTTATAGTGAATGAAGCTTTACATATtctataaaattaaagaaacttTTTAACATAATATCTTTGGTATGGACCGTACGATGGCAGTTGTGACTATTGGGAAGCTGACAATACTGGCTAGGGTTGTTCAAGCGGTCACGAGCAGATAATATCAAAGCTGTCTGTGATTAATATCTTctttagtatttattttcatatctAAAATTTTTAAAGCGCCGCTgaaatatatttacctactagtcgtatttattttcatatctAAAATTTTTAAAGCGCCGCTgaaatatatttacctactaGTCGTTGTATTAAAAAATACGGCATGATAAACTAGCTGAGCCGAGAAAATTCAAATATATGGACGATTTAACATCACGCACCAATTCCTAAATTGCGAACGAcgcatttttttgttatttactaCTCTTATTGCGAAGATGTAAACACCTCGGAAATGATGGCCGGATGGAGGAATTCAGTTTCACAAGAAATCCGTAACTATTTGATACAACCCTAGCTTAGTTAAACAACTCAAGTGAAAGTACCTACTTGAGCCCACTGTGCTTATTCTTAAGATAATTTGCTATATTATATTGAATTTGCATCGACATATAACAGCTAcatgaatataattatatcatatgACCAATAAGTTTTGTGGAACATTCATATCCAGCCGAAATCAGTAAATATGTGTTCTCGACTAAGACTCGCTATATAAAGGCTCTCAGCTTAGGTAGCATCAGGTATAATGTTATATATGTGCTAGAAATAGATACGTAATAAATGGTCTTAACATAAATGTTATATCCGCTCTAAGCTCTACGGATTTTTGTTCCGAGGTAtagttagttaaaaaaaatgctagCGTTTATTTCAATCGCTAGAGTGAAGTAGAATGAGTTAGGAACTCTATGTATTATTTTGAatgatatttaagtaatttttagATATTTCATCATGTCATTTAACTCTTACTATAACTTACCTCTTATATGCTAGtcgttaatttttaaaataggtatctaataaatttgaatattagTTAAATTGATTACTccatattgtatttttattaaaaagtggGAAACACAGAACGAGTCGCCTTCTGAGGAAATTGCCGCGTAGAAAAGTTCGATCAGTGGAGACTTGCCTCACCCGAGGCATTATGGGTATGTGCTTTGCGCGGCAAATTTCTCGCGAGGCGGATCGTGCTGCAAGTTTCCACCAAGAAGTACGTAGTTATACAAATTGTTATACTCTGGTTCATGCTAGAACAGACAATAAAAATACTGTTGTAGTTATCGAAATAGGGACTCTTTTTTGTTTTAGTTATATAGTCCTgagattattaattattatgttacCTGAAGTTACCTTTTTACAGCATTAATTTTGCTTTACCatataactatatttttttaacatagctGTAATCTTATTTAGTTAAGGTATCATAAACGAACTGTAAATATAAATCAGAAAGAAGCATAAATTCTAAAGTGTtgtaaataaattcattaataTTAGTGACGTAGTTatggttattatttattttctttgacTGTCTgtgataaaatataaattaataattagtttagtttattcaTGAATGTTAGAGGACATACAGAGAATTAGCCAGTCATAATCAATATTAGTACATGTTTAACTTTTTTATGTGAGATGTATGTTGTAGGTTTACTGTTTTTTCATAAGCAAACATTGTTATTTTTATCTTCCAATACTGTGCTTTCAATGTTGTGATTAGTTCTGTGAAATACAAGATTATGTCAGTTGAGTGTTACTGtggttataatataaataagtatataataCTTCAATGATATTTTTTACTGTTAGAATTAtataaacaaattaatttagcaaatattataatttgttttataaaatgtgtcgcttagtttcaaacttagggaaatccattctgctttaaggttgaatatataaaaaaatataatataatctgAATGATAATCAACCTTCTAATAGAATGAATTTACCCaactttgaagttaagcgacacaattgtaaACCGAAGTAAATGAAATATTTGAAAGTAACAAAGGCTAGAAACAAACTCTGGATAGCAGAGGATGCTGATTCCTTGCCATGGGCATCGGAACCCTTGGTCACTTATTTCTTAGTAGGCATAatgataaaatttatttcagtttataaggaTATTTTTATATCGATTTGCTCTTTTAACTATTGCTATTCATAAACATTTGGATGTAGCTGAAAGCTACTTGTATTTAATACTACAATTATTCACAAAGATTTTTCTTCCTAGTCTATGTaataacattaatgattttcCATACATGTGTAGATATATCCCGTACCTAAGTAAAGAGATATTAACTTTTAGTGTTCAGTGTCCTACTGAATTGGCATAGCCATGTTTAGGTAACGATAGTGGGACTACAGATACTGTTTTCGCTGGCCATAGCACAAATTTGGTATAAATATAACTATGAAACATCTGTTTTGATTGTGTACCCTATTTATCTCAAAACTTAATATACTTAATAAGTGTATGTAGTTGTTTgtctattaaatataaattcatctgcaaaataatttattctgaGATTATATATTGTCTGTTGTTGTGGCTATTGCCTGATTCGGTCAAAGTATTTATCCTGTGTAATTTGTACAACTTTGGAATCTCTTacattttattagtattaatttaCTGTGCCAAAGATAAGATTTAGAAATAaattcaatattattttttcattagaTGTTATATCAATGTTTTCTAATTATTAATGCATCATGGAGTGTTAATATAAACTAGATTGATGTACTAAATATTGTTATTCTCTGAAATTAGGACATAGGAAAAATATGTAAGAAGTTCTgtttttacattaaaataaagaaaataactgTTTGCAATGATTTGTCTATTTATCACATAATACATCCATTTACAATTTTCACAATCAATAGaatatttttacacattttatttcattagtaaTCGGATAAGACTATAAGCAGCCAAACACTTGActaataagtgatgatttcagttctatctatctatttttaTATACAAGAAATAAATTGTCAGTGGTCATCAGGCgtaccgtatgcttgtttgccaccgatgtagtataaaaaaaattgtgcagTTCCATTGCTAGTTGCAGTCCATTTATATCAGCCCACAGAGTTTGTGTTTTAAAATAGATAAATGCAGAGTTCTACAATCAATACCTATAGATTTAATCTTATTATGTATATAATGAAGCTCTTAGAACCTAACATCTGTGGTGAACCCAGAGCCTTTTCCaccttgtctctttctaacgcaagcgaagccgcgggctaaagctagtacagcacgggaagcatggtcgcgcgatagacgataaaatatcaggccgtccctgtcgcacctATAGATTTAATCTTATTATGTATATAATGAAGCTCTTAGAACCTAACATCTGTGGTGAACCCAGAGCCTTTTCCACCTTGTCTTTAAAAAAGtgaggaattttttttttcaattataaatgggcttacacTTATCCACAGActagtcaaaggcaaagacgtggcctatgatggagtgagctcgcccagaaaatgcctgttcacccttggttttaagcccatttataagaAAACTACATAATGATAAAATATGGCAAATCAGACATggttaaattacaaaaatacacCAATCATAACAAATATGTTATCATGAAACTAAATAAAACACTTAGTTTCCTGTAAGGTATGAGTGTTACCTTGATcattaacatttctaaaaaatactatttacaaATTCACCCAAATAACCATCAAAATTATAACATAATAcaattgtgtaaaaaattaccTAAGAACAGTACcactaaaatatattatataacacAATTACATATGTACAAAGTTATTATGTTCATGATGATTCATCTAAAAACCCGTCGTCCTTTAATGAACTCTGTGCACATAACAATTGTGCACTACTTTGAATTGTTTTCAAGTCATTTTTATCTAAGTTCTTATTTATCATATCCTGGATTTCCATGTTCTGTTTAGCAGTTTCATAAACCTTTTCCAAAGCAGATATGTCATTCTCCTCCGCAGTGAGTAAAGCCTCCATCAATGCTGCACGCTCTACTCTGTTTCTCAAAGCTGTAACTTCTTGTTTTAACTTATCGTATTCAGTATCTGATTTTTCTTCCTCATGAACTTCATCAGCAGGTAACAACACATTTGAAGGCACAGTCAATATTCTCTCGATTTCACTGTCCACCACTTTCAAGGAAGGCTCTGCTCGTTCACAGTACAGCCGTAATATTCTTTGACACAAGCTACGGATTGCTTCTTTATCACTTTCATTGAGGTGAAGGGAGTTTAGAAGTAATGTCTCCATATCGCACACACCACTCCTTATTTTTTCTTCAACCATTTGTCGAACAGCTATTTTAAGGCGCTGCGCTCCGAATCCAAAGTGTTGGGTTGCATATTCTTCGTCAGTTCCTCCTTTCCACCGATTTGTTCGAATCATTTTGAAtgtgtatatttatttcaactttATAAAGAAGGCGTAGAAATCGGAATAATAACACCACAAACAACTAACCAAGCCCAAACGGTAATCTTTCAAACATAGTTTGACGTTTAGCATGGTGACAGTGTTGCTGTGATTAAAAATGTCGTGGTTTTAAGGGTATGCgccaaagttgctcggcgacttttttgtcacCGGGAAGTGTGCCAAaggggtctatattaattcgcataactgaatactcctaatatgaattggcataccgtttattaagcataacgtttaatacgcatatcattatttcgcataacacaTTTCGTATAATTTTAATGCGCATAATgttaattgttataacgatgaattggtataagtataataagattaataagcataactttgttttgtagaatgtttaaatggcatacaagaaaattatattttcaccacactaacgggtaacggcttacttttctgCTCGAAAAtaaatagcaaaattgcattttatccacaagagttcaaagtaatttcatacaaattttaacttgatgtcttaagctagctgatagaattttaccaataaatgacgattttgaatcataaacattgatcgatggatttgatttagtttgatgttttatagtcagtattttgttcgtgttggggtggtgaaaaatttggttttcaaactcggtggcaatgtttaacgtgccgtacgaaggttaatgtgccttgaaaccctcgcaacgctcaagattccactttttgaaccactcgctacgctcgcggttcaatattggaatcttccgcttgctcgggtatcagtatCGGCACGTGCGATCagcgaaaatctgaacgatgaaataatattatttaaatactatccattttcaatttatttagtaaggtacagcggggcaaatctagactaaaaggcaattgtaactaatccatttttccatcattccattattacatgtacccactgaacacgcttactacataactggtagacactctattttctgaaaaacacttatgaaaaacgaaaaaacttaataataataagtaatgtataaataaaataaagactccttaactcaaataatccttttaatttaagattagcagataagttcataaatgcatgtatgtttcttaaaaataaacagattttttaaataatgcaaacattgtaaaacatggaagaaattgaccagttatatttgccccccactcgagatttgccccgctgtaccttacttacccctatttttttcatgcttaataagtgagacagtataaaattaaacactcaaaatcgagcgctcgaaattagAAAATCAGCCtctgattgatccaatcgctttctccatacagttagtaagtatggcaatttattttaggataattaaagttatacgaaataatagtatgcaaatttcaattatgcagattcattgttatgcgaaataagaattatgcatttttaatattatgcttattcaatgttatgaacaattatgttatgccaaatctgttatgcgaattcaaattatgcgaattaatgataggcgaaatagagggcacccgtgccaaagagtagtataatgaggaggcacactgacattttattccaccaggcggcgcctgtgcaagtgcctaggcatgtcactgtcattcatatgcgagagagagagagaaaaatatcttctcactctcacgtatgaaattctttatctgagcaatggactaatagaatggcgccatctgtcataacttttgagtgtgtgtgtgtgtgcattGAATCGAACGTTTTAAGAGTCGGCGCTCTCGAACAAGCCTCGAACCGACTGTACACTTAGTCACTTTTGTCATCCGTAGGCGCACCCTCCTAAACTTTGAAAGCctgaccagccggcgtatcatgctgccaattttatcacttatccacgtggataagacatctgtcactctcacactgacatacttgctaaagcgtgatggatgctttatccacgtggataagtgataaaattggcagcatgatacgccggctgaaatattatgactattgtcagaGGACGCTGTTATTCTAATGTATGGCCGGctacagacagtctgaaaacatatttgtatgcaaactgacactaacagatctgtcagtgtcagtttgcatacaaatcttttttcagattatgaatttttcagactttCTATTGCCGGCCTATGGGtggacagttcagtatagtatgaagaaaatagttctaataaaattTCGCAACATGGCGCACAGTCAtacatttctggtcaggctttaatcttttaaatatattaataaaagtTACTCCATGAGTTTCATTgagaattattaataataattatattgaattaTTTCACTTTACATTGTGTCGGATTATTCGTTTATTGTTTAGAGACaatttctattatattttatcACTGAGTGGTAAACAAGACGATAGCACTGGCAgcccttaaaaaaaaaaataaacatttcagatGCTAGTTATTTGAGCCAACACCTTTGATTGAATATGgcaacagcgccatctagtataCATTATCAATGCTACATTGTAATACTGCTACTTCTCAATAGATGTCGCAACGCTAACGCTGAAGCTCCCTGTCAGTAGAAAAAGGCGCGAATTTGTTTTTTATGAGTTTTACTGTggttttacaagggggaaagttgttgtttaaccgcaccaTGAaacaatttttcaccacaccaactggtaaagatcaattttacTATTCGAGAACGcatagcaaaatttcattttatcgacaggagtgcaaagtaatttcatacttaacttgatgccttgagctggctggtagaatttccctacatataattattttgaaataattttgaatcataaattaaaatacaactttgcattATAGTGTCAGCTAGATTAGGTAAGTAACTAGGTACATTCGCAAAAGGAACACGACGGGTCTCTTTATAACTTAACGCTGTACATCATTATGataagatattttaaaaatgtttctaaATAGTCACCtcagtaaaa
It encodes the following:
- the LOC125231228 gene encoding protein MIS12 homolog: MIRTNRWKGGTDEEYATQHFGFGAQRLKIAVRQMVEEKIRSGVCDMETLLLNSLHLNESDKEAIRSLCQRILRLYCERAEPSLKVVDSEIERILTVPSNVLLPADEVHEEEKSDTEYDKLKQEVTALRNRVERAALMEALLTAEENDISALEKVYETAKQNMEIQDMINKNLDKNDLKTIQSSAQLLCAQSSLKDDGFLDESS